A single window of Deltaproteobacteria bacterium DNA harbors:
- a CDS encoding lysoplasmalogenase, with amino-acid sequence MEAIALVAFGVFALLDWLAVSRSVRPVEYVAKPATLLALLVYAGCGHPSPWLVAALAFSLLGDVFLMLPADLFLAGLAAFLVAHLAYIGAFAGPVMPRLVWLAVVIGALSPVAARILRAVPDRALRAPVAVYSLAISLMVASALASTSSLAIAGAVLFLVSDMLIAWNRFVHPRPWAPLAIIVTYHLGQLGLATALRG; translated from the coding sequence ATGGAAGCCATCGCGCTCGTGGCCTTCGGCGTCTTCGCGCTCCTCGACTGGCTCGCCGTGTCGCGGAGCGTGCGTCCCGTCGAGTACGTCGCCAAACCGGCCACGCTCCTCGCGCTGCTCGTCTATGCGGGCTGCGGCCATCCCTCGCCGTGGCTGGTCGCGGCGCTCGCCTTCTCGCTTCTTGGCGACGTCTTCCTCATGCTGCCGGCGGACCTGTTCCTCGCCGGCCTGGCCGCGTTCCTGGTCGCGCACCTGGCATACATCGGGGCGTTCGCGGGGCCGGTCATGCCACGGCTCGTGTGGCTGGCGGTGGTGATCGGCGCCCTCTCGCCGGTCGCGGCCCGCATCCTGCGCGCGGTTCCCGACCGGGCGCTCCGGGCGCCCGTGGCGGTCTACAGTCTCGCGATCTCGCTGATGGTGGCGTCGGCGCTCGCCTCCACCTCGAGCCTCGCGATCGCGGGAGCCGTCCTGTTCCTCGTCTCCGACATGCTCATCGCCTGGAACCGGTTCGTGCATCCGCGCCCGTGGGCGCCGCTGGCCATCATCGTGACCTATCACCTGGGGCAGCTCGGCCTCGCCACCGCGCTGCGGGGGTGA